From the Comamonas antarctica genome, the window CGATACCCCCATGCTTCGCGTTTCCCCTTTCTTCTCTCCACCCGCCCCGGACCTTCACGGAGTGCTGCACCATGCTTGAATGGGGCTTGTTTCTCGCGTTGCTGCTGGCCCTGGGCTGGCCGCTGGGGCATTACCTCGCGGCCGTCATGCGCGGCGCGCCCATGCGCGGCGATTGGCTGTTCGGCTGGCTCGAACGTTCGATCTACCGCCTGCTGGGCACGCGCCCCGACATCGGCATGGGCTGGCGCGGCTACGCCGCAGCCTTCTTGCTGAGCAACCTGCTGCTGGCACTTGCGGTCTGGGGCATCTTCATGACCCAGGCCTGGCTGCCGCTCAATCCCGATGGCGTGCCGAACATGCGCTGGGACCTGGCGCTGCACAGCATGGTCTCGTTTCTCACCAACACCAACCAGCAGCATTACTCCGGCCAGGCCCAGCTGTCGTATCTGGCGCAGATGACCGGGGTCATCGGGCTGCAGGTGGTCACGCCGGTGATGGGCTTGGCCGTGGCCGCGGCCACGCTGCGCGGGTTGCTGGGAGGGGTAGCGCCGAGCGGGCCAGCGCCTAGCGGGCCAGCGCCACGCGGGTCAGCGCCAACCGCCCCAGGCGCCGCGTCGAGCGGCATCGATGTCGGCAACTACTGGGCCGATGTGGTGCGCGCCACGCTGCGCTTCGTGCTGCCGCTGTGCCTGCTGCTGTCCTTGCTGCTGACCTCGCAGGGCGTGCCCGCGACGCTGGCCGCCGGCCCCGTCGCGGCTCCGGTCGAGAGCAGCGCCACGTTCAGGGAGCAGAAGATCCCGCTGGGCCCGGTCGCGCCCATGGTCGCGATCAAGCAGCTGGGCAGCAATGGCGGCGGCTGGTATGGCCCGAACAGCACGGTGGCGCTGGAGAACCCGACGCCGCTGTCGAACTTCCTGCAGCTGCTGGCCATCGCGCTGATTCCGGTGTCCATCATCTTCATGATCGCGCCGTTCACCGGCCGGCGCCGGTTTGGCGCCCTGGTGTTCGGCAGCATGCTGTGCCTGTCGCTGCTGTCCACGGGGTTCTCGCTCTGGTCGGAGGCCCATTCCGCCACTGCCGCCGACAGCGCGCTGATGGAGGGCAAGGAACTGCGCCTGGGCGCCGAGGCCGCGGCGCTGTGGGCCGCGACGACCACGCAGGTCAACAACGGCTCGGTCAACCTGATGCTGGATTCGGCCGCGCCGCTGACCGGCCTGGCGGCCCTGAGCAACATGCTGATCAATGCGATCTGGGGCGGCGTCGGCTGCGGGCTGCAGCAGTTCATCGTCCACCTGCTGCTGAGCGTGTTCCTGGCGGGGCTGATGACCGGGCGCACGCCGGAGCTGTTCGGCCGCAAGATCGAGGCACCCGAGGTGCGGCTGCTGGCGGTGCTGGTGCTGTGGCAGCCGCTGGTGATCCTGGGCTTCACCGCGGTGGCGCTGGCCGTGCCCGGCCTGGCCGGCAACTCCAACCCGGGCTTCCACGGCCTGAGCCAGGTGTTCTACGAATATGTCTCGGCGTTTGCCAACAATGGCTCGGGCTTCGAGGGCCTGGCCGACAACACGCTCTGGTGGAACCTCAGCGCGGCCTTCGTGCTGGCCGCGGGCCGCTATCCGGCGCTGCTGATTCCGCTGGCGCTTGCGGCCATGCTGGCGCGCAAGCGCCGCGCGCCCGAAAGCCCGGGCAGCCTGCAGGTGGAGACTCCCACCTTCGCGCTCACGCTGACCGCCATCGTTGTGATTCTCACGCTGCTGCAATTCATGCCGGTGCTGGTGCTCGGCCCGGTGGCCGACCATCTGGCCCTCGCGCCGCTGCGCGCGCCCTGAAGGAAACTCCATGCGAAACGCACACTCCCAAGAGAGCCTGCGCCCGGCGCTGATCGCCGCGTTCACCAAGCTCGCGCCGCAGCACATGCTGCGCAATCCGGTCATGGCCGTGGTCTGGGCCGGCACGCTGCTCGCGGCCGCAGCCACGCTGGCCGGCCTGGCGGCACCGG encodes:
- a CDS encoding potassium-transporting ATPase subunit KdpA; its protein translation is MLEWGLFLALLLALGWPLGHYLAAVMRGAPMRGDWLFGWLERSIYRLLGTRPDIGMGWRGYAAAFLLSNLLLALAVWGIFMTQAWLPLNPDGVPNMRWDLALHSMVSFLTNTNQQHYSGQAQLSYLAQMTGVIGLQVVTPVMGLAVAAATLRGLLGGVAPSGPAPSGPAPRGSAPTAPGAASSGIDVGNYWADVVRATLRFVLPLCLLLSLLLTSQGVPATLAAGPVAAPVESSATFREQKIPLGPVAPMVAIKQLGSNGGGWYGPNSTVALENPTPLSNFLQLLAIALIPVSIIFMIAPFTGRRRFGALVFGSMLCLSLLSTGFSLWSEAHSATAADSALMEGKELRLGAEAAALWAATTTQVNNGSVNLMLDSAAPLTGLAALSNMLINAIWGGVGCGLQQFIVHLLLSVFLAGLMTGRTPELFGRKIEAPEVRLLAVLVLWQPLVILGFTAVALAVPGLAGNSNPGFHGLSQVFYEYVSAFANNGSGFEGLADNTLWWNLSAAFVLAAGRYPALLIPLALAAMLARKRRAPESPGSLQVETPTFALTLTAIVVILTLLQFMPVLVLGPVADHLALAPLRAP